TTCGGCTTTAACTGCTCGGATACCATGTGCACCATCCATACCTGTGCCCGATAAGATAATGCCAATCGAACGTTCACCATGATTTTCAGCTAAAGAAGCCAATAAGCGGTCGACAGAAGGCTTCGGTCCTAGACCTGTAGCCTTTTCTAAGTGCAGTTTGCCGTTGTGATAATACGCGTCCATAGCGGGTGGAATAACGTATAAATGTTTGGCTTCTAGCTTTTGCCCGTGTTGTGCTTCGGTGACAGTTAACGTAGTTTCACGCGCTAAAATAGGCACTAACATACTGCTGTGTTTAGGGTCTAAATGCTGCGCCAGCACATACATAACACGTTCATCAATTGGCAGGCTAGGGACTAATTGACGTAAAGCTTCCAAGCCGCCTGCGGATGCACCAATACCTACAATAATATAAGCATGATTGTTCTTTGGAGGCGAATTTGAGGTATCAGCGTTTAACGCCATGAGTTTATCCTAACGGCAGAGTGAGGTTTAGGTAATGATTTTATAGGGCGCTATTGTATCAAAAGCTACGCTAGAAAAGAAAAAGGGTCAGATTTCCGACCCACTTTAATAGCCTTTTCTACAACATTAGATTTTTTATTTGAAATAAGTGACCTACTAATAGTAGGGTGTGTTTGTGTCCTCCTAGCGTTTGCGTTTTCACGCACTCTCCACCACAAACACAGGCGTATTATAAAAGTCTTTGTTGAATTAGCCTATGCATGGTTGCCTAGTGAACTTGGAAGCCTTGTAGGGGTATGCCCCAGTTTTTCCGATTAAACTTTAATCAAAGTGTTTAGGTTAGACTAGACATAAAAAAAGGGGCAAATTGCCCCTTTTTTATTAGGTGTAAAAACTAATAATTAGTTTTTAGCAGCGGCAGCCGCTTGTGCTGCTACTTCATCTGCAAAGTTTTCTTGTTTCTTTTCGATGCCTTCACCGACTTCTAAACGTACAAACTCAGTTACGGTTGCACCTTTAGATTTCAGTAAATCGCCCACGGTTTGGTCTGGGTTCATGACGAAAGGTTGACCTACTAAGGTAATTTCGCCTAAGAATTTGTTCATACGACCTACGACCATTTTCTCAGCAATTTCACGTGGTTTGCCGCTTTGCATCGCAATATCAATTTGAATGTTACGCTCACGTTCAATTACGTCAGCCGGAACACCCTTTTCATCAATACAAACAGGACGGCTAGCTGCAATATGCATGGCAACGTGTTTGCCTAGTTCAGCGTCACCGCCGACCATGCAAACCACAACACCAATACGTGAGCCGTGTTGATAAGATGAAATTTGACCTTCACCTGCATCCACTAGTTGGCAACGACGTACTTGAATGTTTTCGCCAATTTTAGCAATCAAGGCGGCACGGTTCTCTTCAACGCTTTGACCGTTACCTAAGGTTGTGGCAGATAAAGCGTCGACAGAAGCCGGTTGTGCTGCTAAAGCAGCTTGGCCCACTTCATTAGCAAAGGCAACAAAGTTAGCGTCGTTAGCAACAAAGTCAGTTTCGCTGTTGATTTCAACAATAGCGGCTTTTTTCGCATCAGGTGAAATAGCAATGACTACGCGACCTTCAGCAGCAACACGACCGGCTTTTTTATCCGCTTTGGCCGCGCCTGATTTGCGCATTAAATCAATGGCTGCTTCCATATCGCCATTGGTTTCAGCCAATGCTTTTTTACATTCCATCATCCCTGCGCCAGTACGCTCGCGCAGTTCTTTTACCATAGAGGCAGTAATTGACATCAGGTTAACTCCTTAATCTGAATCGTTATGTATCTAGAATTATTCGCCCGCTTCAGCCGCTTGTTCAGCTTCAGGTGCAGTTTCTTCTACTTCTTCAGCCGCTGCGTCTGCTACAAATTCTGGAGGCGTAATAGCAGCGCTGGTGTGACCTTCGTTCACCGCGTCTGCTGCCGCAGATACATATAATTGAATAGCACGAATCGCGTCATCGTTGCCCGGAATTACATAATCAATACCTTCTAATGAGTTATTGGTATCGACTACACCGATGACTGGAATACCCAGTTTGTTGGCTTCTTGGACTGCGATTTTTTCATAGCCTACGTCGATAACGAAAATCGCATCAGGTAAGCCTTTCATATCTTTAATACCGCCGAGACTGCGTTCTAATTTTTCACGCTCACGGCTCAGCATTAATACTTCTTTTTTACCAATTTTTTGGAAAGTGCCATCTTCTGACATTTTTTCCAATTCTTTCAAACGGCGAATAGATTGTTTAACCGTTTTGAAGTTGGTCAACATACCACCTAACCAACGATGGTTAACGTATGGCATTTTGCAAGAAATCGCCGCTTCTTGTACCGCTTCACGTGCAGAACGTTTAGTGCCGACGAATAGGATTTTGCCGCCTTTGGATGCCATTTTACCGATGAAATTCAACGAATCGTTGAACATGGGTAAGGTTTGTTCCAAGTTAATAATGTGGATTTTGTTGCGCTCACCAAAGATGTATTGACCCATTTTAGGGTTCCAGTAACGGGTTTGGTGACCGAAGTGAACGCCTGCTTCCAACATTTGGCGCATAGTAACTTTAGGCATGATAATCTCCTATAGGGTTATGCCTCCATACATCCCATCCAACACAACTGATTTAGTCTATAAAAACAGCACCCTGTGGGATGTGACGATGTATGTGTGTATTAAAATTAATCAATAAAACAATTTGCGCTTAGCGCGGCGGCTTTATACCATGAAACGCTTTTAAGTGCTACCAAGAAGACGGGTAATGAGCAGAAGAACACGTGAAATTACAATTAAAACGCCAGATGAAATAGAAAAAATGCGGGTGGCGGGACGTTTAGCCGCCGATGTCTTAGATATGATTGCCCTTTATGTCAAAGCAGGGGTCAGTACCAATGAATTAGATCGTATTTGTCACGATTATATTGTGAATGTGCAACAAGCTATTCCAGCCCCTTTAAATTATCATGGCTTTCCCAAATCCATTTGCACTTCAGTGAATCATCAAATTTGTCATGGCATCCCCAGCGATAAAACATTGAAAAAAGGCGATATTATCAATATTGATATAACGGTCATAAAAGATGGCTATCATGGCGATACCAGTAAAATGTTTATTGTAGGGCAGCCTACTGTGCCGGGTAAGCGTTTATGTGAGGTTACGCAACGCTGTTTATATTTGGGTATGCAAGAAGTTAAACCGGGTGCACCTTTAGGCAATATTGGGCGTGCTATTCAGAATTATGCTCATAGCCAGCGTTGCTCAGTGGTTGAGGAATATTGTGGGCATGGGATTGGCGTAAAATTCCATGAAGACCCGCAGATTTTGCATTATTACAGTCGGGATAGTGATGAAGTCATCATGCAGCCAGGTATGACGTTTACGATCGAGCCAATGATTAATTTAGGTAAACGGCATATTAAGCAGTTGCCAGATAAGTGGACAGTGGTAACTAAAGATCATTCTTTATCCGCACAATATGAACACACCATTTTAGTGACCGAAACGGGCTTTGAAGTCCTAACTTTACGACCTGAGGAAGCGAATTGGGAAGCTACGCTATGATTCATACCAATCCCTTGATGGATGTTTATTATCGACTGGTCAATCAGTCAACGCGCCCTACGCTGACGGACTATAAGCAAGCCTTAACGGAAGCAAGAAAATTATTGAGCGCTGAATTCCATGCTGGGATTGATATTAAGGTTGTTTTAGAAGATCACAGTTTCTTCATTGATCGTTTATTAGATCACTTGTGGCAGCGAGAAGGGTTTAATCGCCTTGAGCCTGTGAAAATGTCATTGGTTGCGGTGGGTGGTTATGGGCGGCGTGAGCTGCATTTGGCTTCTGATATTGATTTGTCGATTCTATTGGAAGCAGAGGTTAGCCCACAATGTCAGGAGCGAATTGGTCAATTTTTGCAATCGTTGTGGGATATTGGTTTAGATATTGGGCATAGCGTGCGTACTTTAGCCCAATGTATGGATGAAGCGCGTAATGACTTAACAGTGATTACTAACTTAATCGAAGCACGTTTTTTAAGTGGTAGTGAAAATCTGTTTCTACAAATGCGTGAAGCCATTGCCCCAGATAAAATGTGGAGTAGTGCGGATTTCTATTTAGCCAAATTGGAGGAACAGTCTAAGCGTCATTTGAAGTTTGGTGATACCTCGCATCGGGTTGAACCCAATTTAAAAGAAGGTCGTGGTGGTTTACGCGATATTCATACGATTAATTGGGTTATGCAGCGTGAATACGGCACGTTTTCTTTACAAGAATTGTATGAAAACCGTTTGTTAGAACGTGATGAGTTTGAAACCTTACGGGCGGGTCGCCAACTCCTATGGAAAATTCGCTTTGCATTGCATGAATTAGCTGGGCGTAAAGAAGACCGCTTACTGTTTGATTATCAGAAAACCCTTGCGCGTATTTTTGGGCATACGGACGATACTGATAATGGTGCAGTGGAAGAGTTTATGCAGCATTATCATCGCACTATTTCCGAATTAGAGCGTTTGAATGAATTGTTGATGGGGATTTTCCGCGAGAAAATTTTTACCACACAACCGCCACAAGCCGAAATGTTAGGCGAATGGTATGTTAAAGAAGGCAACCTGATTGCGGTTAATTCACCGGATGTCTTTGTGTTGTATCCCACCGCCTTATTAGAAATCTTCTTATTACTGCAAATGACGCCGGGGGTAAAAGGCTTAACCCCGCGCACGATTCGCTTAATTCGACATAATTTACATCGGATTGATGCGGGTTTTCGTCAGCAATTGCGGCATCGGGAAATCTTCTTACAAATTCTTCGGCAGCCGCGTGGCGTGACGATGGTCATGCGCTTTATGAATCGTTACGGTATTTTAGCGCGTTATATCCCAGCATTCGCTAATATTCGGGGGCGTATGCAGTATGACTTATTTCACATGTATACAGTGGATGAACATACCTTA
This DNA window, taken from Candidatus Thiocaldithrix dubininis, encodes the following:
- the tsf gene encoding translation elongation factor Ts; this translates as MSITASMVKELRERTGAGMMECKKALAETNGDMEAAIDLMRKSGAAKADKKAGRVAAEGRVVIAISPDAKKAAIVEINSETDFVANDANFVAFANEVGQAALAAQPASVDALSATTLGNGQSVEENRAALIAKIGENIQVRRCQLVDAGEGQISSYQHGSRIGVVVCMVGGDAELGKHVAMHIAASRPVCIDEKGVPADVIERERNIQIDIAMQSGKPREIAEKMVVGRMNKFLGEITLVGQPFVMNPDQTVGDLLKSKGATVTEFVRLEVGEGIEKKQENFADEVAAQAAAAAKN
- the glnD gene encoding [protein-PII] uridylyltransferase; this translates as MIHTNPLMDVYYRLVNQSTRPTLTDYKQALTEARKLLSAEFHAGIDIKVVLEDHSFFIDRLLDHLWQREGFNRLEPVKMSLVAVGGYGRRELHLASDIDLSILLEAEVSPQCQERIGQFLQSLWDIGLDIGHSVRTLAQCMDEARNDLTVITNLIEARFLSGSENLFLQMREAIAPDKMWSSADFYLAKLEEQSKRHLKFGDTSHRVEPNLKEGRGGLRDIHTINWVMQREYGTFSLQELYENRLLERDEFETLRAGRQLLWKIRFALHELAGRKEDRLLFDYQKTLARIFGHTDDTDNGAVEEFMQHYHRTISELERLNELLMGIFREKIFTTQPPQAEMLGEWYVKEGNLIAVNSPDVFVLYPTALLEIFLLLQMTPGVKGLTPRTIRLIRHNLHRIDAGFRQQLRHREIFLQILRQPRGVTMVMRFMNRYGILARYIPAFANIRGRMQYDLFHMYTVDEHTLLVVRNLRRYSTPEGAQELPLCSEVFKTLRNPELLYLAGLFHDIAKGRKGDHSVLGSQDVFVFAREHNLNLHDASLVSWLVRNHLLMSMTAQRKDISDPTVIREFAELVVSQTRLDNLFLLTVADIRSTNPKLWNGWRQSLLQELYNATRHYLRNRYTSDSRESTLLIEEKRQAALEQLQQEGFQSKAALGLWEQFGNDYHLQHSVETVVWHTRHILRQRSENTTLIQVRRTLSGTSNVVFVYTQHRDDLFTRIVASMEQLNLNIGQARIVSTVDGFDLYTLHILGSEGQILSEPEDLQQIVDTLSENLEREKPRRPMHRKPRILRNFNVPTRINFTQQLERGQTQMEVNTGDMPGLLSRVGEALDGLGVRVHNARINTLGEQAQDIFYITLQNGQMIIEDTQQTLIRETLMQALQV
- the rpsB gene encoding 30S ribosomal protein S2, which gives rise to MPKVTMRQMLEAGVHFGHQTRYWNPKMGQYIFGERNKIHIINLEQTLPMFNDSLNFIGKMASKGGKILFVGTKRSAREAVQEAAISCKMPYVNHRWLGGMLTNFKTVKQSIRRLKELEKMSEDGTFQKIGKKEVLMLSREREKLERSLGGIKDMKGLPDAIFVIDVGYEKIAVQEANKLGIPVIGVVDTNNSLEGIDYVIPGNDDAIRAIQLYVSAAADAVNEGHTSAAITPPEFVADAAAEEVEETAPEAEQAAEAGE
- the map gene encoding type I methionyl aminopeptidase, which encodes MSRRTREITIKTPDEIEKMRVAGRLAADVLDMIALYVKAGVSTNELDRICHDYIVNVQQAIPAPLNYHGFPKSICTSVNHQICHGIPSDKTLKKGDIINIDITVIKDGYHGDTSKMFIVGQPTVPGKRLCEVTQRCLYLGMQEVKPGAPLGNIGRAIQNYAHSQRCSVVEEYCGHGIGVKFHEDPQILHYYSRDSDEVIMQPGMTFTIEPMINLGKRHIKQLPDKWTVVTKDHSLSAQYEHTILVTETGFEVLTLRPEEANWEATL